ACAGCGTCGTCGTGAGTGACGACGACCACCGCCGCGCCTCGATGGGTGGCCGCGCCGACCAGCAGATCGATCACCTGTGCTCCGGTCGCCGCGTCGAGGGCACCGGTCGGCTCGTCCGCGAACACAGCCTGCGGCTCGCCGACGAGCGCACGCGCGATGGCGACGCGTTGGGCCTGGCCGCCGGACAGTTCACCGGGCCTGCGGTTGACCTCGTTCGCCAGGCCTACTTGGGCCAGTACTGCGCGGGCTCGGCCGATCGCGTCCCGCCGGGAGACGCCGTCGACCATCAGGGGCAGCGCGACGTTCTCGTCCGCGGGGAGCTCGGCGAGCAACTGGTTGTCCTGGAAGACGAAGCCGAGGCGGCGACGTCGCAGTACGGTCCTGGCCGCGTCGTTCAGTTGGTCGACGCGGTCGCCGCCGAGCCAGACCTCGCCCTGGTCCGGGCTGAGGATGCCGGCCAGGACGTGCAGCAGGGTGGTCTTGCCGTTGCCGCTCGGCCCCATCACGGCGAGGGCTTCGCCGGCTCGGACCGCGACGTCGACACCGGCCAGGCCGACGACCTCGCCGTAGAACTTGACCAGGCCGCGACCGGCGAGGACGGTGCCCTCGCCGGGGACCTGCTGGACGGGCTGCTGGTACGTGGTGTGGGGACTCGGGTAGCTCATATCCGAAGGCTTTCGCGGATGGCGCTTCGGATCGTCGGCCCGCGGTCCGGTTCTCCTACCGTCTTTCAGTGGTCTTGCGGCGGGGCCGCGTAGTACTCAGGTCGTACGTCCTTCGCCGAACGCCGAGGGGTAGGCGTCGCGATAGCTGGGCAGTCGGCCGGCCGGTGTGTCCACCGACTCGGCAGCGAGTACGCCGTGGACGATGGCTCGCGCCAGCGCCTGGGCGCCGGCGGCGAAGACGGTCTCGAGCTGGATCAGCGCGGCCGGATCGGTGACGGACAGCCGGGGTATGCCGATGGTCGTCGAGACGGCGAAGATGGCGTCACCGTCGACGAGGGTGTGGATGGGATCGATGGCGCGGGCCAGTCCGTCGTGGGCGACCATGGCCATCCGTTTGGCGGCCGCCTTGTCGAGCGGGACGTCGGTGGCGATGACGGCGATCACCGTGTTCATGCCGGGCAGGGGGCCTGCCGGGCCTTCTGGGGGCGGCTCGGTCGGGGTCTGGAGCCGGCCGAACTCGTTGTCGACGGCGAAGCGTTCGCCGTACAGGCGGCCCTGGCTGTCGACGGTCGAGCCGACCGCGTTGACGACCACCAGCGCGCCGACGGTGGTCCCGTCGTCGAACCGGACGCTCGCCGATCCGACGCCGCCTTTGAGTCGGCCGGTGCGGGCTCCGGCGCCGGCACCGTAGTTGCCCTGCGCAACTACTTCGTCGGTGGCTGCCTCGATCGCCCGTCGCCCCCAGTCGGCCGTCGGCCTGGCTTGGAAGCCGCCGCCTCTGCCGAGATCGAAGAGCACCGCGGTGGGCACGATCGGTACGACGTCGTGCTCGCCGGCGCCGACTCGGACGCCTTGGCCTTGTTCTTCGAGCCAGCCCATCACGCCACCGGCCGCGTCGAGGCCGTACGCGCTGCCGCCGGTGAGGACGATGGCGTTCACGCCGGGGTTGGAGTTGACCGGATCGAGCAGGTCGGTCTCCCGGGTGCCCGGTGCTCCCCCGCGGACGTCGACACCGGCGATCGCCGTACCGGGGAAGTGGAGGACTGTCGTACCGGTCAGGTACGGCGCGTCGGTGCGCTCCACCTGACCGACCCGCACGCCGGGAACATCGGTGATCGCGTTGTGGGGACCAGGTTTTGGCATGGGTCCTGTCTAGCAGAAACCCGGTTGCGGGCGAGATTAGTTTGGAACGCATGGACGC
The Kribbella voronezhensis DNA segment above includes these coding regions:
- a CDS encoding ABC transporter ATP-binding protein; translated protein: MSYPSPHTTYQQPVQQVPGEGTVLAGRGLVKFYGEVVGLAGVDVAVRAGEALAVMGPSGNGKTTLLHVLAGILSPDQGEVWLGGDRVDQLNDAARTVLRRRRLGFVFQDNQLLAELPADENVALPLMVDGVSRRDAIGRARAVLAQVGLANEVNRRPGELSGGQAQRVAIARALVGEPQAVFADEPTGALDAATGAQVIDLLVGAATHRGAAVVVVTHDDAVAARCHRVVRIVDGRVSDR
- a CDS encoding P1 family peptidase encodes the protein MPKPGPHNAITDVPGVRVGQVERTDAPYLTGTTVLHFPGTAIAGVDVRGGAPGTRETDLLDPVNSNPGVNAIVLTGGSAYGLDAAGGVMGWLEEQGQGVRVGAGEHDVVPIVPTAVLFDLGRGGGFQARPTADWGRRAIEAATDEVVAQGNYGAGAGARTGRLKGGVGSASVRFDDGTTVGALVVVNAVGSTVDSQGRLYGERFAVDNEFGRLQTPTEPPPEGPAGPLPGMNTVIAVIATDVPLDKAAAKRMAMVAHDGLARAIDPIHTLVDGDAIFAVSTTIGIPRLSVTDPAALIQLETVFAAGAQALARAIVHGVLAAESVDTPAGRLPSYRDAYPSAFGEGRTT